In a genomic window of Magnolia sinica isolate HGM2019 chromosome 16, MsV1, whole genome shotgun sequence:
- the LOC131229156 gene encoding DNA topoisomerase 2-like, whose product MHNRLLTAKSIYEDHEKEEGQVEEVTGQMEGRAGKPLTKASRQVGKNPRKNNTKKANEADTVVESVASVSTTIETGHVSEGVKPKGRGALKKAPARKKMPTAVDSEEEDDEVLELKERLVAYNIDSPSDQTGI is encoded by the exons ATGCACAATAGACTTCTAACTGCAAAGAGCATATATGAG GATCATGAGAAGGAAGAAGGCCAGGTGGAGGAGGTGACAGGACAGATGGAGGGCAGGGCAGGCAAGCCTCTCACTAAGGCTTCTAGACAAGTTGGAAAGAACCCAAGAAAGAACAACACCAAGAAAGCCAATGAAGCAGATACTGTTGTTGAATCTGTAGCATCAGTTAGTACTACAATTGAAACTG GACATGTTTCTGAGGGGGTAAAACCCAAAGGCAGGGGAGCTCTGAAGAAGGCTCCTGCTAGAAAG AAAATGCCGACTGCCGTtgatagtgaagaggaagatgatgaggtgCTCGAGCTAAAAGAACGACTGGTAGCGTATAACATTGATTCTCCTTCAGATCAAACAGGTATATGA